GGCCGCTATTGTGACGCTAGAGCCAAACACACCCAGTATCTAGGGGCCGCCTCCTAAACTGGTAGAAAGCGGACGGTTTAAAACATATCCAATGCTTATATCGCCGTTTCTTAAAGCACCATTGTGTTGTTTGCTTTGCGGAATCAATACCCGCGCTTTAGGCGCGGACTGAAGGAAGTGATGCTAGGCCAGACTTACAGCGGATTGTTGTTCCAGGTGTTGCGCTAAGCCGGCTGGTAATCTGAGGGCTTGTTCAAGTTGACTTAAATATTCGCGCTCACTCGGGTGGTCCACGTCGATGGCGAAGCACGAAATCAAGTAAACCTCTGTTTTTTGTTCAAGGGTATTTGTCTCTCGAACTAGCTCCTCGATGGTGGGCGGCTTGCGTAATAAATCGAATACTTGGCTTTTCATCTCTGGTGCCAACTGGATTTTATCGACGGCATCAAAAATCTTGTCTTGCTCTTTCGAATCAATCTCTGAATCTGCCCTAGCTGCCGCTATCATTGCCTTGATTAGAGTTAGCTGAAAGTTGTCATTGATCGCTGCGGTAGCTTCAAAGCTGCTTTGACTAATAGACGCCAGTGCTTGGGGGGCGCTATGTGTTTGACTAGAAGACTGTTTCCAGTTCTTAAACGCGCTGTAGGCTACTCCGCCCAGTAATGCTGCGCCACCTACAGTTGCAGCTTTGCCGGCAAATTTTCGGGCCTTTTTATTCCCCACTAAAAGAGCGACCAAGCCCCCGGCAGCGGCGCCGCCGGCAAGGCCTCCGGGTAAACCGGAGGCGAGTTGACCAATGCCTTCTTTAGCCTGACCTAGGGGACTACCCTGGCCGAATGATGTCGGCTCTTGCGCTTGACCGGGTCCCATAAATTGCTGCAGTAATGTCTGTAAATTCATCGTTATTACCTCGCTAGAATAGGCCTATTCGTCGTTCATAAAACCCATAAGGTGAAGCAGACTGGTGAATAAATTAAATATTGCGACGAAAAGTGTGGTCGTTGCCATGATGTAATTGGTTTCACCGCCGTTGATGATATTGCTAGTTTCATACAGAATAAGACCAGACATTAGCAGCACAAACATCGCCGATACCGCTAAAGATAATGCCGCTATTTCAAAGAAATAAGCGCCTATCGCCGCGAGGAAGCCCACCAGGATCCCAACAGCCAGAAAGCCGCCCATAAAGCTGAAGTCTTTCTTGGTAGTTAGAACGTAGCTAGAGAGTCCAAGGAAGATAAGCCCGGTTGCTCCCATTGCGTTCATGATGATCTGACCGCCGTTTGCTAAACTCATATAGGCATTTAGTATCGGCCCGAGCGTGAAACCCATAAAGCCGGTCAGTGCGAATACGCAGACAATGCCCAAGCCGCTGTTGCGGAACTTTGAGGTTGCGTACAACAGACCAAAGTAGCCCACCAGAGTCAGAATTAGACCGGGATGTGGTAGGTTTAGTGCCATAGAAAGACCGGCGACAGCGCCGCTGAATAACAGCGTCATCGAAAGCAATATATAGGTGTTTCTAAGCACTGCGTTCTGGGCGTATGTAGAGCTCGGATTACCGGTCTTAGCCGCCTCATAAATCATTTTGTTGTCCATTAGTGTTCTCCTGCTGCATATAGATAATCTTCGGATTCAGCTTCAATTGAAGTATCCTGCCAATTATTGAATCGGTCGCTGGGCCGATTATTTTTGCTACGCGATTTAGCCAGACGTCTTGTCAATGTTCTGTTGGCGCGACTTGCTGCTTTATCGATAGCTACTTGCCAATTGTCTTGAACATCATCTATGACAATGTCGCGCTGGCCTGCGATCATGATTCGTACTTGGCAGCGTTTGTCTTCACCCCCTCGCGGGCCATTTATATCCGACAGCGTGACATCGATTTGATGTGTCTGTGGGTATCTAGTCGCCAGGGCGAAATCCATCCGCCGCCGCACGTACTCTTCCAGGCCCTGATTAATAGAGACATGGCGAAGCTTCAAATTAATTCTCATCTTGCTCTCCTGTATCCTCGTAAGAATATTTTGAGTTTGAAGAGTTATTCTAGAACCAGAAAACAATAAGGTATATTCGAATTATTGGTTCGAATAAGTCGTAAAAACCGAGTTATCACACAAGCTAAAATGGATGCATATGGGGGTTTCTGCCTTGGGAATAAGCCGAGCTTGTTTAGTGAGCGCAGTTCCTTGCTGCGGATCTTAGATGTGATTAATCGTCTGTAGGGATAAAATCCGGAGGTCCCTTGAATGCTTGATGAATGGAGTTCAGAGTACGCTGAAACGGCTGACTTTTGCGGCGAAAGCTGCCGAGCTATATTATACCGTTAGTTATTATGCCCGCCACTACCTTGAGGCGCGTGGGCGTGGTAGTGATTGTATCTTCATCTATCACATAGTCGACCTTACTAAGCGAGTACCTTCTGTTTTAAATAAGATGACTTTTTGCTAAGAAAAATTAACAGAATACTATCAGTACCTCTTGCTGGAATAGAATCACTGATCAGTCATTCCGTTACAGCCCGTGTACCCGATTCCCGCCAGTATTTAAAAGCCAATATCGCTAAGTAGACTTCAAAGAGTTCGACAACCGCATGAACAAAGGGCAGTGGCGCTAAGTAAAACATAGGGAGCATAAATGGCCACTGGATAATGAAAAATGTCGCGACCAAGGTTCGTGCAATACATTTTTTAGCGGGATTTAAAATGAGGGTTTCAAATACTAATAACTTAAGCGCGAAGTGAATACCGGATTGCGCTTGAAAGCCCGTTAAAATATCGTCCAAACGATTCTCGCCGGCGTTATAGTGGGTCCAGTATGTGATCTGAGGAAAAAAAATCATCGCGCCTACAATAACAAGATAGCCCAGAGCTATTTGGTTTGATCGATTGGCGTTTCTAAAATACTTCATCGCGTATTCTGGATAATGACGAAGATGCTTTAGCAGCGGGCCATATCTTTTAAGCAGCAAGCCGCTGTGCAGAAGCCTCAGGCCAAGCAGAACAATACTGATCAAGGTGACAGCAGGCATTCCGTTATCCAGACCTTTGCTCGCCAGCGCCACGACCAACAGTAGTAAAGAGAGACTGCCGATGAAACGAAAAAGATTAAACCAGTGACGTTTGTCCGCTGGCAGAAATAGCCCGGTAATATCGCTGATCGCGACAAAACTTATATAGTGGGCGACAAGTAACTGACCAGAGATGCCGTAGTCTCGCCAAAACAGGCTGGTGTACACCAGAATATCTAGAATAACGGTGAATATGAAGTTGCGGTTTTCGCGAATTTCTACACTAGAAATTCGCGACGCAGACGACGCGATGTATGACCTTTCTCCACTCACTGCTGTGCTCCAATTATTATATTAGCCACTCTAGCACGAAGGCCTTATGTCAGGTTTTAAGCGATTCGCCAGTACCATTAGAGGTGTTGCTTAAAATAGTCGACCGCCACCTTTATTTTGGGAATGGTGTATTGCGGTTGCTGATATAGCATATAGATGCTGCTGGTGGGGTTGCTAGCGATGATGGATAGGGTTTCTTGCATAGGCACCCACCGCAGTCGGCCATCGGCTATTTCTTCTTCAATACTCCAGGTCGGCAACATCGCCATGCCCTGATCTGCTAAGAGACCCTGCCGAATAACACGTAAGCTATTGCTAATTTGCGCGGTGTTGATATTAATGCGCTCCCACGTTCCGTGAGACTTCACGTGCCAATGTAATACTTGCACGGGGCTGCGATACAGCAAAGCGCGATGATGGCTTAGCTCGGCAATGGTTTGTGGTGTACCAAATTTATTGATGTAGGATGTTGATGCGCACAGACGATGAGTATTGTCTTCTAATCGTTGCGCAATAACCCTGCCTTTGGGTTTACTGCCGCCGCGAATCGCGATGTCGGCGCCATCGCGATGGAGCTCAGTGGCTTGATTAGAAAGCTCGAGATCAAGCACTATTTTCGGGTAACGAGATTGAAACTCTTCCAAGAGTGGCAGCAGGCGGAATTCGGCATAGGACGGCAGGGCGCTGATACGCAGCACTCCAGATGGCGCATTTTGGTAGCTTCCTACTCTACCCTCGGCTCTATCGATAGCGGCCAGTATGTCTTTCGATTCATTGAGATAAATCTTGCCAATTTCAGTCAGGGCCACATGGCGAGTGCTGCGCTTTAATAGCTCGGCACCGAGCTCGGACTCAAGCGCTTGAATACTGCGGGAGACGGTCGACACCGGCGCGTTTGCCAGCTTGGCAGCCGCACTGAAACTCCCGGTCTCGGCGATACAGCAAAGGTGATACATCGCTTTAAGTTTGTTCATTATTGCAATTCCCGCAAAAGTATTTCGTAATATTAGCTGATTGCCTTCTGTTTTGATAAAAGTATACTGAGGGGCGATTTTTAGAACGCGTTAATAGTCTTCTCTTGAGGTAGCCACATGAACGCCAGTGCTTTATTCACGCCCTTCGAAATAGGCAAACTTAAGCTTGCTAACCGTACTGTGATGGCCCCAATGACCCGGGGCTTTTCACCTAACGGTATTCCCACTGATGATGTTGCGGAATACTATCGCAAGCGCGCCGAAGGCGGAGTTGGCTTAATCATTACCGAAGGCACGCTTATTAATCATCCTGCAGCGACCGACAACACGAGCTATCCGTCGTTTTTTGGTGAAGAGGCCTTGGCTGGCTGGAAAAAAGTGGTTGATGCGGTGCATTCTGTTGGCGGTAAAATCATGCCGCAAATCTGGCATGTGGGTGCAGTTCGCCGCCCCGGTACAGGCCCCTTTCCTGAGGCGCTGTCGGCATCGCCGTCAGGCCTAGTGTCAAAAGATAAGAAGGTGTTTGAGGCGCTGACCATTGAAGAAGTTGAAGGTTTGGTCGCCGATTATGCCGAAGCCGCTTTCGAGGCGAAAAAAATCGGCTTTGATGGCGTTGAGATTCACGGCGCTCACGGTTATCTAATAGATCAGTTTTTCTGGGCGGACACCAATGTGCGCACCGACAGATACGGCGGTAGTTTAGCTGCGCGCAGCCAATTTGCCATCGAGATTGTGAAGGCCGTGCGCGAGCGCTGTGGTGAGGATTTCCCTATCGTGTTCCGTTGGTCGCAATGGAAGCAACAAGATTACGACGCGCGCCTAACCAATACACCGGAAGAGCTAGCTGAATTTTTAAAACCCTTAAGTGATGCCGGCGTCGATATATTTCACTGCAGCCAGCGTCGTTTCTGGGAGCCTGAGTTCGAAGGCTCTGATATGAATTTAGCGGGCTGGACAAAAAAGATTACCGGCAAACCGACTATCAGCGTTGGTAGTGTTGGTCTGAATCAAGAGTTTCTTAGCTCGTTTCGCGGTGAGGGAGCGGAGGTTGTCAATATCGACAAGCTACTTGAAAAAATGAACAATGATGAATTCGACTTAATTGCGATTGGACGTACCTTGCTCTCCAATCCTGACTGGGTGAACAAGGTAAGAGACGGCTTGATAGATCAACTCAAGCCATTTACACAAGATGATATTGGTCGCTTACTGTAATTTACAGCCCATGTATCTTTGCCCTTAGCATGCTAGCAATACTATTTGGGAAGTAGATATTTCCTGATTTACAGTGTCTTTGCTTCTATACTCTCCGTCCTGATCACGGGCGGGGTGTTCCACGTCTATCATGGTTTTGCGCGAGGTCTTGTTGGCAGTGGTATTTTGCTGGCGGTGCGCAGCGCCATCTGCGCTAATAGGCGGTTACCTAGATGAAGATTGCGGCCACAATAATTGAAGACAGCAGCGTGACCTGCGACCGTTGTCGCGCTTCGTGCTGTCGTTTAGAAGTGATGCTGATAAGCGAAACTGGCGTTCCCGAAAAATATATACAGCGTGATGAGTGGGGTGGTGGGGTGATGGCGCGTCTGGAAGATGGCTGGTGCGCGGCACTAGACCGCGACACCATGTTGTGTACAATTTATGAAAATAGACCGTTTATCTGCGGTGATTTTGCCGCCGGTTCCTATGAGTGTTTAGAAGAGCACGAACCGCGTTAATCTAAAATAATCAGATGATTCGGCAACTCATTTTTCTCTCCGCTGGCAGGTATTTGCCGCTGTAATTCTTCCCCGCAGGACGCTATACACTCTATAAAGCCTTGCGCGGTTTCATTTTGAGCAACTCTTGCGGTAAATCGATTCACGATGGTCTCCCAAAAGACATCTGGAATTTTCGCCGATATCCCGCGATCAACTAATATTTCAACGTAGCGCTCGGCTTCCGAGACAAAAATTAGCATCCCGGTTTCGCCCTTGGTGTGATGCAGGTTTTGTTCTAAAAACTGTCGTCTTGCCAAATTACTTGCCCGCCAGTGACGCACCGCGCGAGGAATCAACCGCGTCTGAATTTGCGGTAGTCGGAAAAGTATCGCCAGGGCAATAAATCCTCCCCACTGACTTAAAATAAGCTGATGTATATCAGCCCATTGGCCGAAGTAATTTACTGCGCCCGGCAGCAGTAGCGCCAAGATACTAGCCCAAAGCAATGGAATGTAGGTGTAGTCGTCTGCCTGAGGCGCGAGTACCGTCACTAACTCCGCGTCGGTAATGCGCTCAACATTGGCTATGGCCTCCGCGACCTGCGCCTGTTCCTGTTGGTTCAATAAAGCCATAAATCACTCTGTATATTTGAATAGTGGAGGAGATGAATAAGTAGATGAGGTGAAGCTTTACCAGCCGCCGGAGGCACCTCCACCGCCAAAACCGCCGCCACCGCCGCCGAAGCCTCCGCCTCCAAAACCGCCACCGCCGAAGCCGCCACTACCACCGCGACCCAGGGCCGAACCCAGCAGTAAACCGCCTAGTAGGCCACTTCGGCCGCGACCACGACCGCCGCCCATCATCATAAATATAATGGCGATGAACATCAGGAAGCCTAGTGCGGGTGGCGACTCCTTGTTTGAGCTCTGTTTTTTGGGCACGGCCACTGCCTTGCCATCTATAAGCGAAATCATTGCTTCAACCGCACGAGTAACGCCGCCATTAAAGTCACCGGTTTTAAATGCAGGGCTCAGAATTTGTTGGATGATTTGCGCGCTGCGGGCGTCGGTCAGCTTGCCTTCTAAACCGTAGCCAACCTCAATACGCATTTTGCGTTCTTGCTTGGCTATGATCAGCAGCGCGCCGTTATTGGTGTCCTTTTGGCCAATACCCCAATGCCGACCTAGCTGAAAGCCAAAGTCAGCAATATCGTAGCCTTGCAGATCGTTGAGGGTCACGACGACAAGCTGATTGCCGGTGCGTTGCTCCTGGGCTGCAAGTTGCTTATTGAGGTTTTGGGTCGTCGCTGCGGATAGCAGCTGGGCATTATCCACCACCCGGCCGCTAAGTTTGGGAAACTCCGGTTCGGCAGCAAAGGCCGATAGACCGAACATAAGACAGCAGAGTAATAGCAAATATCTCATTAAAACGTAACCTGCGGGGCTTGTTCAGCATCTGGTGTGGTTGCCGTAAAGGGCTCCCGTTGTTTCAGGTCGCTATACATTATGCTGTGCCAAATCTTGCCGGGAAAGGTACGAATCTCGGTGTTGTAGCGGCTAACGGCAAGGATAAAATCGCGTCGAGCGACGCTGATTCGGTTTTCAGTGCCCTCTAGCTGCGACTGCAGAGCTAAGAAATTTTGATTGGACTTTAAGTCTGGGTAACGCTCAGACACCATCATCAAACGGCTGAGTGCGCCGCTAAGCTGGGACTGTGCCGCTTCAAATTTCTTTAATTGTTCAGGGTTGTCGAGGGTGTTGGCATCTACCTGGATCGACGTCGCCTTGGAGCGCGCCTCAATTACCGCTGTCAGGGTTTCCTGCTCCTGAGCGGCAAAACCCTTCACAGTAGATACTAAGTTGGGGATAAGGTCAGCGCGGCGCTGGTACTGGTTCTCCACTTGAGCCCAGGCAGCTTTAGCCTCTTCATCCATGCGTGGAATATTGTTAATACCGCAGCCGGACAGCAGCAAGGTGGCGAATAGTAAAATGAATAGGGTGTAGTTGCGGCGAGCAAAGGACGTTGCAGCGTGCATAAAATGATGGCCTCAATAAACAATCTGGCCATTATGGTACACCTTAGGCATCGGCCTGTAGAGGGCGAAGGTGCTTTAGCTCTGTAAGAGGCGGCTTACGCGACCCGTGGCAGGGGCTTGTCTTTGTTGGCTGGGGCTTTGGGGAAGTTCGGGCGGGTTGGCTGCTGTTGGCGGTTGAGATAGTCAATAATCGCATCACGAATTTTCTTGTCGCCGCCTTCAAGGCCTTGATTGCCGAACAGGCGATTAAATTCAAAAACATAGGGATGATCACCCACCATGGCAATATCAAAGCCAGCGTGATTTATGTCCAGGCTGGTGGCCAAATGCAGTGCTAAATTAATCGCTTGGGCAGGTATAGGGCTATGATCAATTACGCCGCCCTTGGCGACGTTATTATAAAAACCCTGATCAGATTGTAAGCGCCAGTAGGCAGAAATGACTTGGTCGCCAATAATCTCAACGCGGATATCACGATTAATGGGCAGGTATTCCTGCACATACAAAATATCGCTGCGCTGCAAATAGGCTTTCCAATCGCTGCGAGTTTGGATTAACCACACACCACTGCCCTGTGTGGCCTTGGGGAGTTTGGCAACAAAGGGGTGAAGCATCAGCTCCCATAACTCGTCGGCATTGCTGGGGGTGTTGGCGCGAATTTCAGTGTGGGGAATATTGGCCGGTGCCACCACTTCAAAGGCGCGGGTCATTTCAATTTTATTGTGGCCCAATAGGTAGCTGGCCTGGCTGGGAAACACTTTGGCTTTCAGCCCGTAAATTAAGGCGTTGAGTTGCCAGTACTGAGGAAATAAAACCCAGTCGGCACTGCTGATATCATCTTTATGATTAAAAATTTGTTCGGGCTTTAGCTGCAGGGTATCGCCAAAACCCAAGGTGCGAAAAATGTCGAAAGATATCCACGCCATAATTGCATACACCAAATTGAAGTGGCCCTTTTTAAGCCTTAAAGGCGCTGCGGTCAATAGCGTGTGACTGGCATTTATTGGCTATGGAGTTTACTTGAAACCCTGACGCTATTTTAGCTGCTTAATAAAGGCGTCAGATTCATTGATGGCAGTCTCCATCGCGCTGAGCAATTGCTGCACATTGCGGTCGATACCGGCCAATTCGCCCTTCAGTGCGCCAATCGCCGAGGCGTTGAGATTATGTTTGAGATACAGCACATTATCGCGCAGCGCGTTCAATACCGGGTCAACACTCTTCTCGGCGCGGCGCATAGACTTAATCAAACTAGCGTACTGGCGCTTGGTGGCTTGGAGCTTAGTGGCGCTGTCGCTGCGCAGGCGGTCATTGCTGTAAAGCTTGAGTTCGTCTTGCCACTCATCGAACAAGGCCTCAGCCACTGACTCTACCTTATCAATTCGGCTAGTGAGATCCTTAGCAGCGGCTTCGCTGTCTTCAAATTCACTATTCAATCGATTGTAATGACTCTCTAAATCGCCGCCGTCAAAACTCACCACTGACCGAAACTCGCTTAGCGCATCTTTAAATTGCTTCTGAGCATCTTGTTGGGATTCCTTGGCCTCACCAACCCTGTCCACCAATATATCGCGCTTATGCACGCCCACTTTCTCCATGGCATTGTAATAAGTGGATTCACAGCCGCTTATTGAAATCGTGGCGGTTATGGCAACTAGCAGCATCAAAAAGCGCATCGGGTGTCCTAGGTCATTATTGATTTTGATCTTAATGGTAGCTTGCATGGCGTGGTGCGGCAAATACCCAAAGGCAGTGTCTTAGGCCATGGGGTGATCTTTACTGAGACATGATTGTTGACCGATCATTCCAAAACGACTAGGGTAGCGAACAAACTAGGAGTAAACGATGGCCAGACCGCTACAGTTCGACCGTCAACAGGCACTGAATGCCGCCATGCAGGTTTTCTGGTTGCAGGGCTATTCCGCAAGCTCAATGCAGCTATTGCTCGACGCTATGCACATAAATCGCGGCAGCCTTTATGCAGCCTTCGGTGATAAAGCCGGGCTATTTAAAGAAGTGATCGATCACTATCAGCGTGATATGCAGGGCATAGTGTTTGAAATTTTGGCCAATAAAGATAATCCAGCGCAGGGCATTCGTGACGTATTTGAAATAACCCTATTTATGCTAAATCATGACGAGATGGCAATGGGCTGTTTACTGGTTAATACCGTTAACGAACTCTCGGCTATCGATGCTGACTTAAGGGATTACGCTTCAGAAAAACTAAGCTTAGTCGAGGGGGCCTTTATCAAGGCCTGCGAGCGCGCCCAGACACAGAAGCAAATGAACACGACGATAAGCGCAGACGAGGCCGGAAAAATGCTAATGACCTGCATGATTGGCCTGCGCGTGCAGAGCCGACGAGGGGTAGCAGAATCGCATTTGCGTCAGAGTATTGCCCCGCTACTTGATCTGTTGATGCCCGCCTAACATAACAGCTAAATATTAAATCTAGGAACAAGCTATGAACCGTTTAAAGTCACTATTTATATCCGCATGGATGACCCTACTTTTTGCAGGAGCGGTGCGCAGCGGATGGGAGCTTTACAACCATCCCAGCAGTATTACTTGGTACTGGGTATTGCTCAGCATGGCCACTCCGCTGGTGTTTTTTGGCTGGGTTTTTACCGGCAATGTGGCTCGCACCCAAACGGCCACTAAAGTAATTTTTGGGGTCACAGTGCTTTGCTTGCTTGGGGCGGCGCTATCCCCCAGCCCCACACTAGAAGCCCTAGCCTGGATTTTAAGCATTGGGGTGATAGGAAGCGCCATGTATGAATGGTGGTATTCCAGTTTTGGTGACCGAAGCAACGAAATACTCAGCGTTGGGCAAACATTACCGGCCTTAGAATTTATCGCCGCCGATGGCAGCGCCATTAGAACCCAAGAACTCAATAAGCCGATGCTGATGATTTTCTATCGCGGCAACTGGTGTCCGCTGTGTATGGCCCAAATTAAAGAGATCGCGGGGCAGTATCGGGAGCTGGCCGCTAAAGGTGTGGAAATAATGCTTATCAGTCCGCAGCCGCAAAGCCACACCGCTTCGCTGGCACAGCGCTTTGATGCGCCAATGTCCTTCTTAGTAGATAAAGATAATGCCATGGCTAAACGCTTGGGTATCGTCGCACTCAATGGTTTACCGGCGGGCTTGGAGGTCTTGGGTTATGAAAGCGACACCGTCTTGCCCACCGTCATTATGACGAATGTTAGCGGCAAGATATTATTTGCGGATCTTACCGATAATTATCGCGTAAGACCGGAGCCAGAAACCTTTTTAGAAGTGTTTGCCCAAGCGGGTATTTGATACCGGCATGAAGCTGCCGCGGTGGCCGGTTGTCATTTCAATGCAGCTAACCAAGCGTGGCCACCCAACATACGCTGTTGCCTCAGATTCCAATTGGCGCGCTCAATCAAATACTGTCCCGGCGAGGCAGGATTGTAATTGATAGGGCTGGGCAAGCTAGAAGCCAGCAGTGCTGACTGCCAGGGAGATAACTGCGCTGCGGGAATGCCAAAGTAATAGCGACTGGCGGCCTCTAAACCAAACACGCCGTCACCCCACTCGGCGATATTCAAATAGATTTCTAGAATTCGTTGCTTCGGCCAGCACAACTCCACCAAAGCAGTGAACCAAACTTCTAAGCCCTTGCGAAACCAGCTACGACCTGTCCACAAATACATATTGCGAGCAACTTGCTGGC
This portion of the Zhongshania sp. R06B22 genome encodes:
- a CDS encoding tellurite resistance TerB family protein; its protein translation is MNLQTLLQQFMGPGQAQEPTSFGQGSPLGQAKEGIGQLASGLPGGLAGGAAAGGLVALLVGNKKARKFAGKAATVGGAALLGGVAYSAFKNWKQSSSQTHSAPQALASISQSSFEATAAINDNFQLTLIKAMIAAARADSEIDSKEQDKIFDAVDKIQLAPEMKSQVFDLLRKPPTIEELVRETNTLEQKTEVYLISCFAIDVDHPSEREYLSQLEQALRLPAGLAQHLEQQSAVSLA
- a CDS encoding Bax inhibitor-1/YccA family protein produces the protein MDNKMIYEAAKTGNPSSTYAQNAVLRNTYILLSMTLLFSGAVAGLSMALNLPHPGLILTLVGYFGLLYATSKFRNSGLGIVCVFALTGFMGFTLGPILNAYMSLANGGQIIMNAMGATGLIFLGLSSYVLTTKKDFSFMGGFLAVGILVGFLAAIGAYFFEIAALSLAVSAMFVLLMSGLILYETSNIINGGETNYIMATTTLFVAIFNLFTSLLHLMGFMNDE
- a CDS encoding HPF/RaiA family ribosome-associated protein; protein product: MRINLKLRHVSINQGLEEYVRRRMDFALATRYPQTHQIDVTLSDINGPRGGEDKRCQVRIMIAGQRDIVIDDVQDNWQVAIDKAASRANRTLTRRLAKSRSKNNRPSDRFNNWQDTSIEAESEDYLYAAGEH
- a CDS encoding LysR family transcriptional regulator, which translates into the protein MNKLKAMYHLCCIAETGSFSAAAKLANAPVSTVSRSIQALESELGAELLKRSTRHVALTEIGKIYLNESKDILAAIDRAEGRVGSYQNAPSGVLRISALPSYAEFRLLPLLEEFQSRYPKIVLDLELSNQATELHRDGADIAIRGGSKPKGRVIAQRLEDNTHRLCASTSYINKFGTPQTIAELSHHRALLYRSPVQVLHWHVKSHGTWERININTAQISNSLRVIRQGLLADQGMAMLPTWSIEEEIADGRLRWVPMQETLSIIASNPTSSIYMLYQQPQYTIPKIKVAVDYFKQHL
- a CDS encoding NADH:flavin oxidoreductase → MNASALFTPFEIGKLKLANRTVMAPMTRGFSPNGIPTDDVAEYYRKRAEGGVGLIITEGTLINHPAATDNTSYPSFFGEEALAGWKKVVDAVHSVGGKIMPQIWHVGAVRRPGTGPFPEALSASPSGLVSKDKKVFEALTIEEVEGLVADYAEAAFEAKKIGFDGVEIHGAHGYLIDQFFWADTNVRTDRYGGSLAARSQFAIEIVKAVRERCGEDFPIVFRWSQWKQQDYDARLTNTPEELAEFLKPLSDAGVDIFHCSQRRFWEPEFEGSDMNLAGWTKKITGKPTISVGSVGLNQEFLSSFRGEGAEVVNIDKLLEKMNNDEFDLIAIGRTLLSNPDWVNKVRDGLIDQLKPFTQDDIGRLL
- a CDS encoding YkgJ family cysteine cluster protein, encoding MKIAATIIEDSSVTCDRCRASCCRLEVMLISETGVPEKYIQRDEWGGGVMARLEDGWCAALDRDTMLCTIYENRPFICGDFAAGSYECLEEHEPR
- a CDS encoding TPM domain-containing protein encodes the protein MALLNQQEQAQVAEAIANVERITDAELVTVLAPQADDYTYIPLLWASILALLLPGAVNYFGQWADIHQLILSQWGGFIALAILFRLPQIQTRLIPRAVRHWRASNLARRQFLEQNLHHTKGETGMLIFVSEAERYVEILVDRGISAKIPDVFWETIVNRFTARVAQNETAQGFIECIASCGEELQRQIPASGEKNELPNHLIILD
- a CDS encoding TPM domain-containing protein — protein: MRYLLLLCCLMFGLSAFAAEPEFPKLSGRVVDNAQLLSAATTQNLNKQLAAQEQRTGNQLVVVTLNDLQGYDIADFGFQLGRHWGIGQKDTNNGALLIIAKQERKMRIEVGYGLEGKLTDARSAQIIQQILSPAFKTGDFNGGVTRAVEAMISLIDGKAVAVPKKQSSNKESPPALGFLMFIAIIFMMMGGGRGRGRSGLLGGLLLGSALGRGGSGGFGGGGFGGGGFGGGGGGFGGGGASGGW
- a CDS encoding LemA family protein — translated: MHAATSFARRNYTLFILLFATLLLSGCGINNIPRMDEEAKAAWAQVENQYQRRADLIPNLVSTVKGFAAQEQETLTAVIEARSKATSIQVDANTLDNPEQLKKFEAAQSQLSGALSRLMMVSERYPDLKSNQNFLALQSQLEGTENRISVARRDFILAVSRYNTEIRTFPGKIWHSIMYSDLKQREPFTATTPDAEQAPQVTF
- a CDS encoding ATP-grasp domain-containing protein, producing MAWISFDIFRTLGFGDTLQLKPEQIFNHKDDISSADWVLFPQYWQLNALIYGLKAKVFPSQASYLLGHNKIEMTRAFEVVAPANIPHTEIRANTPSNADELWELMLHPFVAKLPKATQGSGVWLIQTRSDWKAYLQRSDILYVQEYLPINRDIRVEIIGDQVISAYWRLQSDQGFYNNVAKGGVIDHSPIPAQAINLALHLATSLDINHAGFDIAMVGDHPYVFEFNRLFGNQGLEGGDKKIRDAIIDYLNRQQQPTRPNFPKAPANKDKPLPRVA
- a CDS encoding DUF2959 domain-containing protein; this encodes MQATIKIKINNDLGHPMRFLMLLVAITATISISGCESTYYNAMEKVGVHKRDILVDRVGEAKESQQDAQKQFKDALSEFRSVVSFDGGDLESHYNRLNSEFEDSEAAAKDLTSRIDKVESVAEALFDEWQDELKLYSNDRLRSDSATKLQATKRQYASLIKSMRRAEKSVDPVLNALRDNVLYLKHNLNASAIGALKGELAGIDRNVQQLLSAMETAINESDAFIKQLK
- a CDS encoding TetR/AcrR family transcriptional regulator — translated: MARPLQFDRQQALNAAMQVFWLQGYSASSMQLLLDAMHINRGSLYAAFGDKAGLFKEVIDHYQRDMQGIVFEILANKDNPAQGIRDVFEITLFMLNHDEMAMGCLLVNTVNELSAIDADLRDYASEKLSLVEGAFIKACERAQTQKQMNTTISADEAGKMLMTCMIGLRVQSRRGVAESHLRQSIAPLLDLLMPA
- a CDS encoding redoxin domain-containing protein, with amino-acid sequence MNRLKSLFISAWMTLLFAGAVRSGWELYNHPSSITWYWVLLSMATPLVFFGWVFTGNVARTQTATKVIFGVTVLCLLGAALSPSPTLEALAWILSIGVIGSAMYEWWYSSFGDRSNEILSVGQTLPALEFIAADGSAIRTQELNKPMLMIFYRGNWCPLCMAQIKEIAGQYRELAAKGVEIMLISPQPQSHTASLAQRFDAPMSFLVDKDNAMAKRLGIVALNGLPAGLEVLGYESDTVLPTVIMTNVSGKILFADLTDNYRVRPEPETFLEVFAQAGI
- the mtgA gene encoding monofunctional biosynthetic peptidoglycan transglycosylase; the protein is MAGKTRIARLLWRTLLLLLVLSVAVVLPFRWFDPPISMVMIDRNWQRGGADFKIKKQWLNWNGIPRYAALAAVVSEDQNFPNHYGFDIKAIKKAFAERERRGSLRGASTISQQVARNMYLWTGRSWFRKGLEVWFTALVELCWPKQRILEIYLNIAEWGDGVFGLEAASRYYFGIPAAQLSPWQSALLASSLPSPINYNPASPGQYLIERANWNLRQQRMLGGHAWLAALK